aaattttgaaatataaaaaaaaaaaaaaaaactgttttctatttcaatatattttcaaatgtaatttattcctgtgatttcaaagctgaatttgaacatgaactttcagaaatcattcaaatatgctgataatgttctaaaatatatatctaaaaaaaatattgactccaagcttttgaatggtatagtgcataatgttgcaaaagctttttatttcagataaatgctgatctttggatctttgtattcatcaaagaatcctgaaaaaaattactcaactgttttaaatattgataataacataataataaaaaatgcttcttgaacagcaaatcagcatactagaatgatttctgaaggatcatgtgacactgaagactggagcaatgatgctgaacatttagctttgatcacaggaataaattacattttaaaatatattcaaatagaaagcagttattttaaatagtaaaaatatttcacaatattacagcttttgctgtattttggatcaaataaatgcaggcttggtgagcaaaagaaactgctttaaaaaacattcaaaatcttactgttcaaaaacttttgactgtggtGTACATactagagatgcgcggatgggctcaatcgtcacccgaatccgcagcttcaaataaattatccgcccgccacccacccgcacctatatttttctctgatttagataaccgcacccgacccgcacccgatcgtcatattacacttattgtaattcttagttttgcatgatgatatgataaattgatggttcatgttaacagcagattgattcagctgatctgcaaatcgctgcacacttatacgtttatcactcatgattttaagccaaatccatgcagcaaagaataacgttaactgacatctggatgcgactctccgcaatctctgacgaaatcggtcgggttttctctctattagagccgctctgagcttagtatttgaacgcatgcttggactgaagtttacaggggttcaccagtttaagaaaggtctgagcataaaaatctgcttcttttcatttttaaggtattgttttcattataatctactgattcaaataagtaatcaataataattatagcctaccactgcgcgcctagcctgacatgctttcgcgtaagaatgaacaggcagcatggacgcatcaggcaaaatcgtcaaatatatttcaaaagaagccggcgccacggtcctgaccacatcactgtctttactgggtgtttttagggaatatttcaatttattaacatgcgactgaattagctattcatgtgttggactgtcatgattttggctaatgcaggacacttctgaatgatgcgcatcagagacgtgggtaaacgcaaagcgaccaatgcactacaccgttgcattaccgtgctcaatagcattagcacaggcataactcccttcaaactttatatggaatgtcaacgtttctgtcaccaaaaatttagaacaggcaaacacacacacgcacacaaatgaaatcgtctctgcctgatgaaaaacatatttaaaacacgttcaagttttagaaaatgtagttaatatttgcatcattattgatttatctcatccacccgcgacccacccgcaaataatcagaatgcatttttttattacccgacccacccgacccgcggattatccgcagcgcccgcggatataaccgccatccgcgcatcactagtacatacacacatacatccAACAGAGACATTCCTTACCCGATCACAGCCAGCATTGACGAGATCCTGTAGCATCTGCCTGTTGACTTCACCAGGATGCCCTGAGCTGGATCCTGGGCCTGATTCATTGGCAAAAGGCAACAGAGACTTGCGGATCTCCCGCAGGGCATTTTGGTAGTTGTTGAACTTCTGAGGCTGCCGGAGCTGTTGCTGCCTACCAGCTTGGTCTTTGCCCTTCGAATCCCCACCTCTGCCCCCCTCCCCTCGAGTGCTCCCTCCATGAAGCGCTTGGCTCACCAGCTTCGCAGGTTGTTTCAGTCCCTCCTTGATCTCCTGCAGGCGCTGGCGCGTGTTGCCCACATATGGGGCGGCAGGGAAGGTCTTAGGCCTCATGAGTGAACGTGGCCCGTATTCTCACACAGAAATTCTTCACACTTTGAAAAGACAGAAAGATTCAGTCAGATACTcagtcaaaaaaacaacaacagcagtaGAGTTATACAATAAGACACAGAACTGTACACACCCAGGCTCAGTCTGACCTGAATAGATAACAGGCTGCAGTGGGAAAGATGCAAGGGAAGATTAGGATTCCTGTTGTCGCTCGTCTTTGTTGCTGCTGCCTCTTTGGCTCTGGCTTGTGCTGGATGCTGGCCTACTCACATCCCAGCACCCCGTTCAGGGCTCACACTCCCCCTCCTCCCAAGACATGTGAGGGGTTACGTCTGCGTACTTGTTCCATCCCAGTCTGGTATGCATCTTTGCCTGTGGAGACAGTGGTAGACAGAAGGGTCAGGGTGCGGTCCAGACACGTCTAAGGCCCTGCATCACTACTCTGTCAAATGCCTGACAGTCTGAGTCTGATCGGACATTAGTCAACAGGTTTATCACATGCACATCAACTTCATATCACTGTGCTGTTACACCCTTGAAGCAGAATATGCAGTTAGAGGAATAGTAGCATGCAGTTATTTCTTATGCAGCAGCTCACATGGTCATAAACCCTTATTGTAGATGCAAAATCAAACTTCTACGCAACACAAACGGTGGCACAACTTACACAACATACTTTGTCTTTTTATATGAAGTTAGTGTATCTTACgacaaaatacactaccagtcaaaagtttttgaacagtaagattttaatgttttttaaagacgtctcttctgccctgcattcatttgatccaaagtacagctaaaacagtaaactttaaaataactgttttctattttttaatatattttaaaatgttttattttggtcatttcaaagctgaatttttagcatcattacgccagtcacatgatccttcaaaaatcattctaatattcagatttgatgctcaaaaaatattattattattattactactatgttgaaaacagcagattagatttttttcaggtccctttgatgaaaagaaagttcagaagaactgcatttatctgaaatagaaatcttttgtaacattataaatgtctttatcaccacttttgatcaatttaaagcatccttgctaaataaaagtattaatttctataatttctataaaatcggatgttacaaaagctttttatttcagataaatgctgatctttggatcctgaattttttttttttactcatccgttttaaatattgatgataataataataataataataataatgatgataataatgaataatgttttgtgaacagcaaatcagcatattagaataatttctgaaggttcatgtgaaactaaagactggagtgatgatgctaaagattcagctttgaaaatagaaaactgttattttaaatattaaaaagatttctaaaatttactgttttgctgtactttggagcagaggagacttctataaaaactattaaaaaaaatctaccccctccccccccccaaaaaatcttatatattatacaaatatttgtattaatttatttattaaaatatttgtatatttattacactatatttagttatttttaaaattttaaaagcagcacaactttttttaacattgataataataagaaatgtttctttagcaccaaatcagcatattaggatgatttctgaaggatcatgtaatactcaagacaggagtaatggttgctaaaaattcagctttaaatcacattttaaaatatagaaaactgctatttgaacctttaataaaatgtcacaataatgctgttttactgtatttcagtgagcataagagacttacaagaacataaaaaaaaaatcttaccaaccctgtAATATTGAAAACAAAAATGTAGAGTGTTCTGCTCTGGAGAAACAGACTAAAAAAAAACTAGTGATCCTGGTTCATGACTGTGCCCTTCGATATATCCCGCTCAAACTTCCTGTTTCTATAGGAAATACCTCAAATTCAAAACAGGAGTGAAAAATGCCTCTCATAATGATATTTTTCAGAGTCTTCAAATACCAAATATTTcacagcatttatttttatttctcatCTTCTGGTAAAAGGGGATCCGAACATAAAGAAGAAAggactttcagaacaaatatatTTCTGGAATGTGGCTGCTCAATACTGGAAATGCATTGCTCAGTCTAGAACAAATATAGTATAATTACTATTACTGTCAAGGCTTCCAACACAATACTTTCCATGCCTTCCATTCCCCAAGTAACAACAGTAATACATTGTACCTCTGATCACTAACACAAATCCCAAATACACTTCAGAGATCATTCATGAGAAAAGTAAAAGCTTAAGAGATTCATATTCAATACACAAGATATTAATGATGCTACATCTAGAGCTGACCACAAATAATCCGCACACAACCAGCATTAACATTCACAGACACAGCTCTCCTGTAATGTCCCTCATTAAAGTTAAATATGTAGaccattttataaatgttttctttcttttcaagACACTGAATAGATAGAAAACCAATAGAATTGAACATTTCTATAGATTTTTACCTATATATCCAACTACAGAATATTTGGCGAATCACTGTAATTTCATAGTTTTGCTTCATTATTATTTATAGGCAGAGCTAGTGGTGGGGTCACAGGGCCTCCAGATAAAATCTGATTGTCTTTtcagttctgaaaaataaatattagtcATGGGAACTGTAAGCCATTTAATTTTTATAGCTTGATTCATAAATCATGGAAGTTTACTATGTTGTGAAAATTCTGTTCTTGCACAGTATCCACATTTTCatgtaatatatgtgaccctggaccacaaaaccagtctaaagtagcatgggtatatttgtagctatagccataaatacattgcatgggtcaaaattattatttttttttttcttttttatgccaaaaatcattaggatataaagtaaagatgttccatgaagatattttgtaaatttcctaccgtaaatatatcaaaacttaattttagattagtattatgcattgctaagaacttcctttggacaactttaaaggtaattttctcaatattttgattttcttgcacccttagattccagagtttcaaaccatacatcaatggaaagtttattcaTTCCAAACaaatagacccttatgactggttttgtggtccggtgTCACATATATGCAATTTATACATAGCTACATGTAAGCAATATATAAACACATTTTGAGGGCATATCATTTAAAAATCCACAGTAGCCACCAATACaaaaatagttttattgtatGCTTTCCTATTGTTACTAAGTTTTGTCATCTCTTCCTTGCAAAGTATAAAGTATGACATTTCGACACAGAATCATACTgacattatattaatttaaaaatttgtTAAAAAGACCACTGTTGTTTAATTTCATAATCAACCTAAATATTTAGACAACACAAATCAGACAAAAACAACAAGTGTAAGTATGAAGACAGATCCCACCTCATTTCATGGCACATCTTATGagaagaaaataaatacataaaaaaataattctgtGGGTGGAGTGAATTGTTCAATTTCAAAACAGTCAACGTGTAATGTAATCGGCCCGTTATAGTACATAATTTTGGTATTGCTAAAACATCTGATTGTGGGTAAACATATGACTGCGcccaataaataaacaaaaatctgTGGAAAGTATGGTTTGTCACGCACGAGTAAAAAATACAACATTACCTGCAGCTCATGTAAGCGTCTATTTTATCACCACCTCAGCCAAACcaaactttcatgagattttaaCATAACTGTAATGTAGTCCATGGTATTTGTTACGGTGAGTTTCGGTAAAGACTCAGTTTAATCATACGTCTTCCATACCTGCTGTAAAAACGGCATATCAAGTCATATAAACCATCCAAAAAGCTTTACGTACATAAGCTCATATTATTTTCATCAGAGTAAATCTTCAAATAGCTTTCATAGACACAAAGTAACTTTAAGACGGAATAAAGATGCAGGCCTAGAGGTTCCAGCGCTTTGAGGGACTGGAGCGAGAGGAACGCAGATCCGCTGGAGCAAGTCCGCATTCCAACGCAGGGAGAATGTGCTGTTCACTCCTATCTCGCTTTAAATGAGAAATACAACTTCCTTCCGACACTTACGATGGATTTGCGAGCGTATATCGAATGTAGAAATCACTAAAAACTACTAATACCCAGCGTTTAAAAGAATCATAAAGTTTGAGCGACTCACCATGTGATTTAAGTGGTACCTTAATCCAAGCAACTGATTTAAACTTTAGTAAAATTGTAGATAATCTGTCTGGTGTTTAGTCGCCCAAGGATCGTCTTTCGATGTCCTCTCATAAGCACACAGTGAAAATCATGGGATTGTCCTCCATTTTCTCGCCACTCACGGCAGAATTAGAATGCAGTACAAAGTTGGACACTTACTGCATTGTTAACATTCCAGAGGAGTCACGTGAGGCAGCCATGCACGTCAGCACTGCACATACCCTGGGCGGGGCTTCCTACATTTACAACGCTGAGATTCTGATCTGATGCAAGCTAGCAGATCTAATCGCTGGAAAAGAAAAATACTGAGTTGTGTATGTACTAGCCTTGTGTTGTTCGCTTAGACATTACAAGTCATTATTAATAATGATGTTAGgatgaaatttttaaatatacttgTTTTCAGATTCTTTACTAGGCTCTTTAATCAGGTTGTGTTCTTTAACCAATCAGTCATTTTAGTCTCAAGTCCTAAAGGAAATCACAGAAATATCACACATAATTAAACCAGCCACAACAAACAAAAAGGCAGAGACAAAACACTCTGCTGACAAGATTTGACATGTTCTGATGAATGATGATGAAACTGACACATTATGACACACACATTTAATCAGTGTCAGAAGTTTCTGCTAAAATGTATATGAATACATGAGAACACATACATTTGGTGTGCTATTATTGGTCAATTTTATACCTTttagtatggaagcccgtttccgccactgaataataaaaggtaattgagactttttaacctcacaattatgacatttttctcacaattgcgagtttacatcttgcaattctgacttttttttttttgaattgcgatataaacttgcaattgcgagtaataaagtcagatttgcaagttatagtcacaattcagactttttttctcaaaattccacgatataaactcaatagtgagaaataaagtaaaagaaatacagaaaaaaataaagaaataaaggtcaattctgacctttttctcgcaattgtaaatttgtatcccgcaattctgacttttttcctcgcaattgcgagtttatatcttgcaattctgacttttttctgaaaattgcaatataaactcgcaattgcaagtcataaagtcagaattgcaagttataaagtcacaattcagactatttttctcagaatttcacgatataaactcaattgcgagaaataaagtcagaattgcaagataaatcaaaattctgacctttttctcgcaattgggagtttgtatctcgtaattcagacttttttctcctaATTGTGAATTtgcatctggcaattctgacttttttctcgcaattgcaaatttatatctcgcaattctgacttttttctcaatattgcgatataaactcgcaattgcgagtcataagtcagaactgcaagttataaagtcacaattcagactttttctcagaattgccagatataaactcaattgcgagaaataaagtcagaattgcaagataaatcacaattctgacctttttctcgcaattgtgagtttgtatctcgtaattcagacttttttctcccaattgtgaatttgtatcctgcaattctgacttttttcctcacaattgtgactttatatctcacaattctgacttttttctcaatattgtgatataaactcgcagttgcgagtcaCAAAGTCagaatgcaagttataaagtcacaattcagactttttttctcagaattgcacgatataaactcaattgcgagaaataaagtcagaattgcaagataaatcacaattctgacctttttctcacaattgtgagtttgtatctcgtaattctgaagtttttctcccaattgtgaacttgtatcccgcaattctgacttttttccttgcaattgcgagtttatatctcgcaaatctgactttttttctcaaaattgagatataaacgcgCAATTGCGAGTCACAAAGTCagaatgcaagttataaagtcacaattcagactttttttctcagaattgcacgatataaattcaattgcgaaaaataaaatcagaattgctagataaatttctcgcaattgtgagcttgtttcacgtaattctgactttttttctcagaattgtgagatataaacatttttcagaaataaactcgcaattgtgagtaatgaagtcaaaattgcaagttatagtcacaattgtgaattcttttctcagaattgtgtgatataaacccacaattggaaataaattttgaattgcaagttatagtcacaattgtgactttttttctcacaatagtgtgatataaactcacagttgtgagaaataaagttagaattgcacaATGAATAGCATTTTctggcaattctgagtttgtatcttgcaattttgacttttttaaaataaaataaatcttacaaaataaagtcagaattgagagatataaactcgcaattgtgagtaatcttgcaattctttctcacaattttgagtttatatcacgcaattttctgactacaacttgcaattctgacttttttttctcagaattgcttgatataaactcgaaattgtgagaaataaagtcagaattgcaagataaaaacttgcaattctttctcgcaatttttaattttttttttcagaattgtgaaatataaactcggcgagttataaagttagaattgcaagatttaaagtcacaattctgacttttttctcagaattgcgatataaactcacaattgcgagaaatagaattacaagataacttgcagttctgacttttttctcgtaattgtatctcgcaattctgacttttttcttacaattgtgagtttatatagcttTTTTCGCAAGAAATAcatagaaataaacttgcaattctgagaaatggaagcccgtttctgccactgaataaaaaaaaaggtaattgagactttttatctcacaattatcttgcaattgcgagtttacatcttgcaattctgactttttttttcagaattgtgagatataaactcgcaattttcagaaataaactcgcaattctgagaaataatcacaattctgactcgcaGCTGCGtgttataaattcacaattgtgagatataaactcgcaattctgagaatttttttgtatcatggaattctgagaaaaaaattaacaattgcacaaaaaaataaaaagcatttttttttatttaatggcggaaacgggcttccatacttttgtttattttaaaggcTGCTGCGGGGTGACAAAAATTtttaaagtataaataaatattccATTGACTAATTAAtatgaaatacataaataatacattaaGTAACTAACAAAGTATGGATGCACCACAATGATGAAATAAGCGAAATGCTGCTTCTTGTTTTTTATGGAATAAAGAAGAAATTCATAAGAATAAAGAAGCCGAAAAGTAACAAAATACCATTTCCAGTTAGAAGTACTTAACATTTTATGGAGACATTTTCATACATGTTATACAACAGGGTGCTACATTAGATTACAGTCCAGTTGGTGAACTTTTCACATGGGACGCGTGAGTAAAATGGAAAATTCAACATAAGCATCATCGCCTTCACAAACAATAACACAGATAAATGGAACACACAGTTAAGTGATAGTGAGAGATACAGTACTGAAACATGTGCAATGGTCAAACTTCAGTTTCAAACGTGAATACATCATTCCATATGTTACTAAATGTTGATTTAACACAACAATGATCACATAGCAGTGCAAATAACTAAACTGTTACACGGTAGAGTGACAAGGCAACGTCAGAAGTAAAGAACAAAGTACTGCTggattaatgtaaaaatatagtgTATATCTATATAGAACCAAAAAAATGGCATAGGCATTACAAGGACAAAGGCACTGGAAAATAAGGGCAGCTAATGTCAAAATAAAACAGTCTCCGACCTAGATGCTTTCTTTAGTGCCTTGAATATTTTAAATGCTCTGCATAGAGGCTACACTCTCGACAATACTAAATTAAATCTAAACTATGGATGGAATGTCTCTATCAAACCAAAGCATCAACAAAGTCAGCCTAGAGACTAAGGAAGTTCCTTATGTAGAAAGACCAGAGAGAAGATTGTCCAGTGAAGTGTGCCTGATGAATATGTTTGGTATAAACTAGTCCTTAGGTTGCATAAGTGTTCTTAGTAAGGGTCTGATCCCTCTTCTAACAACAGAAGTAAACAAAGTCTTCTGTTAAAACAAGGAAATTAAAAGGTGCATTCAGCCAATGTACAACTAAAAGTCACAAAAGTGTGGCAAACATGAGCGCTCATTCCAGGGGTGCAGCAGAAATACACAGGTTATTCAAGGCACAAGCAACCTGCACTATCTTATCAAAAGTGCTCACATTGGAAGTGTGGTCTACAAGTGTAAAGGGACTCTCTACTGGTCCGGTCAGCATAGAATATCTCCTCTTGACCATGTCTATTACCTTCCCAACATGCCTATGAACACTCACTTTATCTGAAAGTGTGCCAACCAGCGAGAAATCTTCTCCAACCTGTTCACTCTGGCAACATCTACTAGTGATTTTGAGTTCGGCTTTGCGAGCCTCAACCAAGCCCTCAATGTCGAAGTCGTGCTCAGCCAGCACAACATCACCAGGAAGTAGCTTAAAAAGGAGGCCTGAACTCTCAACAAGATTTTTGTCACTGACGTGACCCGGTGATCCTCTCGAGACAAACGTGACCACACCTTGAGGAGCAACACCTATCACATATTTAAGCTCATTCACCGTAGTCAATGCTGTAGATGCAACCTCTTGATTCACATCCACATTGAGAGCTTTTTCCAGAGACACCCTAAAGCAGTCAACAATCACTGCACAGTCTGGGTACGTGCAAAGCAAAGCCGCAGGTAGGTTTTTTCTGAGCTCCACTCGGGATGGCCAAAAAACAGCAGTGGGCACGAGGGTGGTGAACATTATATTAATAATCCGATGGACGGTCCTGGTAACAGTGGCAACCTTGACCCCAAATCGATAGGCCAAGTCTTGGTTTTTAAGATCAAGCCTGAGTCGCATTAGCGTCAAGAGCAGTTGCTGGAATTTCGAAAGTTTTGCATTTTTGTCTCCTTTCATATGTGGCACGAGAAGCAACATAACAGTCTCAAAAACAAAGTAGTTCGGCAATCCCGTATAGAAGCGAACCTTTTCTGGATCATTTTTGAACGACGCCTCGGTGAGAGACATCTTTTCTAGCGATTCCCTCAGCTCCACGTTCTCTTTCTTAAGAGCCTCAAGACTGGACTCATAGTCAGGGGGAATGTTTTTGACTGGGCTTCCCATTTGGTTTACACTTGTCAGTGACATTTCTTCTTCGACATCATCTTCAGTCTTAATATCCTCTTCATCACAACTGCTTGGTGAAGAGGAAACACTTTCTGGCTCTTCTTGACTTCTGGTCTGGCCGTGGGCCTCCAAGAAACGCCCTTGTCCTTGCAAGAAGAGCAAAGCGTTGGCTGCCTCCACTTGTGCCTCTTGTTTATCATACATTTCACAGGCACTTGCTTCCTTCATACTTGGCGACAGTGGCGCTGATGTGAAAACGGAAGGAACATAGTCTGGGGACCTAGGATTTTTTACTTGTTTTCCTGTAAACACAACAAGAATACATTTATTTCTGTATCAAAATGCAAAAAGCAACAACAAAGCACATTTGTAAAAAATAGAAAGTGCACAATAATGCAGAGCAATAAGACACAAAGTAgtgcatatatacatatatatacagtggtggccaaattattataacattagtattttcactagctaaaaattttttttaagtcatatatttctatcttttgctgtagtgtgtcagtaggaaataccAGTTtagatttccaaacattcattttgccattaattgtaataatcaagtgagatttttgtttgcacaaggagtatGACAACAGAGATCTGATCTAATTATCATTAAGTCTGATGAGATGAAGAAACTGAGACAAACTatatccagaagaactgtggcaacatctcca
This genomic interval from Garra rufa unplaced genomic scaffold, GarRuf1.0 hap1_unplaced_166, whole genome shotgun sequence contains the following:
- the LOC141316821 gene encoding uncharacterized protein isoform X1 translates to MVHTCVVAGCRNRRTPGTTLSFYRFPRDPERKQRWIAAVNREGWVPNEGSRLCSTHFISGKQVKNPRSPDYVPSVFTSAPLSPSMKEASACEMYDKQEAQVEAANALLFLQGQGRFLEAHGQTRSQEEPESVSSSPSSCDEEDIKTEDDVEEEMSLTSVNQMGSPVKNIPPDYESSLEALKKENVELRESLEKMSLTEASFKNDPEKVRFYTGLPNYFVFETVMLLLVPHMKGDKNAKLSKFQQLLLTLMRLRLDLKNQDLAYRFGVKVATVTRTVHRIINIMFTTLVPTAVFWPSRVELRKNLPAALLCTYPDCAVIVDCFRVSLEKALNVDVNQEVASTALTTVNELKYVIGVAPQGVVTFVSRGSPGHVSDKNLVESSGLLFKLLPGDVVLAEHDFDIEGLVEARKAELKITSRCCQSEQVGEDFSLVGTLSDKVSVHRHVGKVIDMVKRRYSMLTGPVESPFTLVDHTSNVSTFDKIVQVACALNNLCISAAPLE
- the LOC141316821 gene encoding uncharacterized protein isoform X2 gives rise to the protein MKEASACEMYDKQEAQVEAANALLFLQGQGRFLEAHGQTRSQEEPESVSSSPSSCDEEDIKTEDDVEEEMSLTSVNQMGSPVKNIPPDYESSLEALKKENVELRESLEKMSLTEASFKNDPEKVRFYTGLPNYFVFETVMLLLVPHMKGDKNAKLSKFQQLLLTLMRLRLDLKNQDLAYRFGVKVATVTRTVHRIINIMFTTLVPTAVFWPSRVELRKNLPAALLCTYPDCAVIVDCFRVSLEKALNVDVNQEVASTALTTVNELKYVIGVAPQGVVTFVSRGSPGHVSDKNLVESSGLLFKLLPGDVVLAEHDFDIEGLVEARKAELKITSRCCQSEQVGEDFSLVGTLSDKVSVHRHVGKVIDMVKRRYSMLTGPVESPFTLVDHTSNVSTFDKIVQVACALNNLCISAAPLE